The following are from one region of the Stigmatopora argus isolate UIUO_Sarg chromosome 9, RoL_Sarg_1.0, whole genome shotgun sequence genome:
- the LOC144082337 gene encoding glucosamine-6-phosphate deaminase 1, whose protein sequence is MKLIILNDYDSASEWAAKYIRNKILLFKPGPDRCFTLGLPTGSTPLGCYKKLIEYYKNGELSFEYVKTFNMDEYVGLPRNHPESYHSFMWNNFFKHIDIRADNTHILDGNAVDLLAECAAFEEKITAAGGIQLFVGGIGPDGHIAFNEPGSSLVSRTRVKTLARDTILANARFFDDDLSKVPTMALTVGVGTVMDAKEVLILITGAHKAFALYKAIEEGVNHMWTVSAFQQHPQTLFVCDEDATLELRVKTVKYFNGMMHVHNKLVELPNLEPKK, encoded by the exons ATGAAACTGATTATCCTTAATGATTACGACTCTGCAAGCGAGTGGGCTGCTAAATACATCAGGAATAAGATTTTACTTTTCAAACCTGGACCCGACCGCTGTTTTACTCTTGGGCTTCCTACTG GAAGCACTCCCCTAGGCTGCTACAAGAAACTGATTGAGTATTACAAGAATGGAGAACTGTCTTTTGAGTATGTCAAGACGTTTAACATGGATGAATATGTGG GACTTCCCAGAAACCACCCTGAGAGCTACCATTCCTTCATGTGGAACAACTTCTTCAAGCACATCGACATCCGAGCAGACAACACGCACATCCTCGACGGCAATGCCGTCGACTTGCTGGCGGAATGTGCCGcctttgaagagaaaataacGGCGGCCGGGGGCATCCAGCTCTTTGTCGGAG GAATCGGGCCGGACGGCCACATCGCTTTTAACGAACCCGGGTCGAGCCTGGTGTCCAGGACCCGGGTGAAGACGTTGGCAAGGGACACCATTCTGGCCAATGCTCGATTTTTCGACGACGACCTCTCCAAGGTGCCTACCATGGCACTGACTGTCGGAGTGGGCACTGTCATGGATGCCAAGGAG GTGTTAATTCTCATCACTGGAGCTCACAAGGCCTTTGCTCTGTACAAAGCCATAGAAGAAGGGGTGAACCACATGTGGACCGTGTCGGCATTTCAGCAGCACCCGCAAACTCTTTTTGTGTGTGACGAAGATGCCACTCTAGAATTGAGGGTTAAGACTGTGAAATATTTCAATG ggaTGATGCATGTGCACAACAAGCTTGTAGAACTACCCAATTTAGAGCCCAAGAAATGA
- the LOC144082711 gene encoding NEDD4 family-interacting protein 1-like — MAEQNSGVRYQELMNEEEPLPTSQEGPAPDAPPPYSSVAAANAAFFEYKEDGDRFPNPPSYNVATTLPSYDEAERSKVESAVPLVAGRVTEDDFVARDDFEDADQLRIGNDGIFMLTFFMAFLFNWIGFFLSFCLTTSAAGRYGAISGFGLSLIKWVLIVRFSTYFPGYFDGQYWLWWVFLALGFMLFVRGFVNYSRVRKLADPTYASLPRTRVLFIY; from the exons ATGGCAGAACAGAACAGCGGCGTCAGATATCAAGAG CTGATGAATGAGGAAGAGCCACTCCCGACATCTCAAGAGGGTCCTGCTCCAGATGCCCCGCCCCCCTACAGCAGTGTTGCAGCAGCAAATGCGG CTTTCTTCGAATACAAGGAAGATGGCGACAGATTCCCCAACCCGCCATCCTACAACGTGGCCACCACTTTGCCCTCCTATGACGAAGCGGAGAGAAGCAAAGTGGAATCCGCCGTCCCCCTCGTCGCCGGGAGAGTCACT GAGGACGACTTTGTGGCCCGAGACGACTTCGAGGACGCCGACCAGCTGCGGATAGGCAACGATGGCATATTCATGCTCACTTTCTTCA TGGCATTCCTCTTCAACTGGATCGGCTTCTTCCTGTCCTTTTGTCTGACCACGTCGGCCGCCGGTCGTTACGGCGCCATCTCTGGCTTCGGCCTGTCCCTCATCAAATGGGTCCTCATCGTCAGG TTTTCCACCTACTTCCCCGGCTACTTTGACGGACAGTACTGGCTGTGGTGGGTCTTCCTGGCCTTgg GCTTCATGTTGTTCGTCCGAGGCTTCGTCAATTACTCCCGAGTGCGCAAGTTGGCCGATCCCACCTACGCCAGTCTACCCCGAACGAGGGTGCTCTTCATCTATTAG
- the nr3c1 gene encoding glucocorticoid receptor isoform X2, with translation MQPSGQSNGHNSSPSPAEVASSCVTATVSNLTEDPQARGQTKDQKLLSSSHLNLEERLAPSAVSIAQPTMSSMDSLIGGSDPSFFTMKTEDFALDKLGHEPTELDHAFEHIGKDMDMNQKLFGDNTLDLLSDFELTGSPSDFYVGDDAFLSTLTDEALLVEDSSEKIIKPVAALSAIGSIPLSPNGGNCTGSPDQSSATLISTTTLFKKEKDGNFGQLCTRGPIKREKMSSYCQISSTTSPDLPASNPISICGVSTSGGQSFHFGVETQPRNDQKMVTCQYLPVATVGAPWNRGLTPGPASGLHQASEAFSAIPTYHADYASSTSRPDGSATPSTTQTKSASHKICLVCSDDASGCHYGVLTCGSCKVFFKRAVEGQHNYLCAGRNDCIIDKIRRKNCPACRFRKCLMAGMNLEARKAKKNRQKGIRDSNPPEVLPPKPVETQALVPKCMPQLTPTMLSLLKAIEPDTIYAGYDSSMPDTLARFLTSLNRLGGRQLISVVKWAKALPGFRNLHLDDQMTLLQCSWLFLMSFSLGWRSYQQCNGNILFFAPDLIMNEERMKLPYMADQCKQMMSISSEFVRLQVSLDEYLCMKVLLLLSTVPKDGLKSQAAFDEIRMSYIKELGKAIVKREENSSQNWQRFYQLTKLLDSMHEMVGGLLSFCFYTFVNNKSLSVEFPEMLAEIISYQLPKVKAGSVKALLFHQK, from the exons ATGCAGCCCAGCGGACAATCCAACGGCCACAACAGCAGCCCCAGTCCAGCGGAAGTCGCCTCCTCCTGCGTCACTGCCACCGTTAGCAACTTGACGGAAGATCCACAAGCCAGGGGCCAGACCAAAGATCAGAAGCTGCTCTCATCTAGTCACCTAAACCTGGAGGAGAGGTTGGCACCGTCAGCGGTTAGTATAGCCCAGCCAACCATGTCTTCCATGGATTCTCTCATTGGCGGGTCGGATCCTAGCTTTTTCACCATGAAAACGGAGGATTTCGCTTTGGACAAACTTGGCCACGAGCCTACCGAGCTCGATCATGCTTTCGAACACATCGGCAAAGACATGGACATGAACCAGAAATTATTTGGCGATAACACTCTGGATCTGCTCAGCGACTTTGAGCTCACCGGCTCCCCGTCCGATTTTTACGTAGGGGACGACGCCTTCTTGTCCACCCTGACGGACGAAGCCCTCCTTGTCGAGGACTCCTCCGAGAAGATAATCAAGCCCGTCGCCGCTCTAAGCGCTATCGGCAGCATCCCGCTTTCTCCCAATGGCGGCAACTGCACCGGCAGTCCCGATCAGTCCAGCGCCACCTTAATCTCGACAACCACTTTGTTCAAGAAAGAGAAAGACGGAAACTTCGGTCAGCTCTGCACCCGAGGTCCCATCAAACGAGAGAAGATGTCTTCTTACTGCCAAATCAGTAGCACCACGTCTCCAGACCTTCCCGCTTCTAACCCCATCTCCATCTGTGGGGTGAGCACGTCAGGTGGTCAGAGCTTCCACTTTGGAGTGGAAACGCAGCCGCGGAATGATCAAAAGATGGTCACCTGCCAGTATCTTCCCGTTGCCACTGTTGGGGCCCCTTGGAACAGAGGCCTGACCCCCGGGCCAGCGTCAGGCTTGCATCAGGCCTCTGAGGCTTTCTCAGCCATTCCTACCTACCATGCCGATTATGCCAG CTCGACATCCAGGCCGGATGGGAGCGCGACGCCATCGACGACCCAGACAAAGAGCGCCAGTCATAAGATCTGCTTGGTGTGCTCCGACGACGCCTCCGGGTGCCACTATGGTGTGCTCACCTGCGGGAGTTGCAAGGTTTTCTTCAAAAGAGCAGTGGAAG GCCAACATAATTACTTGTGCGCCGGAAGGAATGATTGCATCATCGATAAGATCAGGAGGAAGAACTGTCCCGCCTGCCGCTTCCGGAAATGCCTGATGGCTGGCATGAATCTAGAAG CGCGTAAAGCCAAGAAGAATCGCCAAAAAGGTATCCGGGACAGCAACCCGCCAGAGGTGCTCCCACCCAAGCCAGTGGAAACCCAAGCGCTCGTGCCCAAGTGTATGCCTCAGCTGACTCCCACCATGCTGTCCCTTCTGAAAGCCATCGAGCCCGATACAATCTACGCGGGCTACGACAGCTCCATGCCTGACACCCTCGCCCGCTTCCTGACCTCCCTCAACAGACTGGGTGGCCGGCAGCTCATCTCTGTCGTCAAATGGGCTAAAGCTTTGCCAG GTTTCAGGAACCTCCACCTTGACGATCAGATGACCCTGCTCCAATGCTCCTGGCTCTTTCTCATGTCTTTTAGTCTGGGCTGGAGGTCCTACCAGCAGTGTAACGGCAACATCCTCTTTTTTGCCCCAGACCTCATCATGAACGA GGAGCGAATGAAGCTGCCTTACATGGCCGACCAGTGCAAGCAGATGATGAGTATTAGCAGCGAGTTCGTCCGGCTGCAGGTGTCTCTCGACGAGTATCTGTGCATGAAGGTCCTGCTGCTTCTCAGCACGG TGCCAAAGGACGGTCTGAAAAGTCAGGCGGCCTTCGACGAGATCCGGATGTCGTACATCAAGGAGCTGGGGAAAGCTATCGTCAAGCGAGAAGAGAACTCCAGTCAGAACTGGCAACGTTTCTACCAGCTCACCAAGCTGCTGGACTCCATGCATGAG ATGGTCGGCGGGCTTCTCAGCTTCTGCTTCTACACCTTCGTGAACAACAAATCCTTGAGTGTGGAGTTCCCCGAAATGCTGGCTGAGATCATCAGCTACCAGCTTCCCAAAGTTAAGGCCGGTAGCGTCAAAGCTCTGCTGTTCCACCAGAAGTGA
- the nr3c1 gene encoding glucocorticoid receptor isoform X1, translating into MDNGEVKITLRRDDYSGKVVYTQMPEGGSPLKVPSHSAISSPAAVVLPFSQFMQPSGQSNGHNSSPSPAEVASSCVTATVSNLTEDPQARGQTKDQKLLSSSHLNLEERLAPSAVSIAQPTMSSMDSLIGGSDPSFFTMKTEDFALDKLGHEPTELDHAFEHIGKDMDMNQKLFGDNTLDLLSDFELTGSPSDFYVGDDAFLSTLTDEALLVEDSSEKIIKPVAALSAIGSIPLSPNGGNCTGSPDQSSATLISTTTLFKKEKDGNFGQLCTRGPIKREKMSSYCQISSTTSPDLPASNPISICGVSTSGGQSFHFGVETQPRNDQKMVTCQYLPVATVGAPWNRGLTPGPASGLHQASEAFSAIPTYHADYASSTSRPDGSATPSTTQTKSASHKICLVCSDDASGCHYGVLTCGSCKVFFKRAVEGQHNYLCAGRNDCIIDKIRRKNCPACRFRKCLMAGMNLEARKAKKNRQKGIRDSNPPEVLPPKPVETQALVPKCMPQLTPTMLSLLKAIEPDTIYAGYDSSMPDTLARFLTSLNRLGGRQLISVVKWAKALPGFRNLHLDDQMTLLQCSWLFLMSFSLGWRSYQQCNGNILFFAPDLIMNEERMKLPYMADQCKQMMSISSEFVRLQVSLDEYLCMKVLLLLSTVPKDGLKSQAAFDEIRMSYIKELGKAIVKREENSSQNWQRFYQLTKLLDSMHEMVGGLLSFCFYTFVNNKSLSVEFPEMLAEIISYQLPKVKAGSVKALLFHQK; encoded by the exons atgGACAACGGTGAAGTAAAGATAACGTTAAGGAGAGATGACTATTCAGGTAAAGTGGTCTACACCCAGATGCCAGAGGGGGGGAGTCCATTGAAAGTGCCCTCTCACAGTGCCATCAGCTCTCCAGCCGCTGTTGTTCTCCCATTCAGCCAATTCATGCAGCCCAGCGGACAATCCAACGGCCACAACAGCAGCCCCAGTCCAGCGGAAGTCGCCTCCTCCTGCGTCACTGCCACCGTTAGCAACTTGACGGAAGATCCACAAGCCAGGGGCCAGACCAAAGATCAGAAGCTGCTCTCATCTAGTCACCTAAACCTGGAGGAGAGGTTGGCACCGTCAGCGGTTAGTATAGCCCAGCCAACCATGTCTTCCATGGATTCTCTCATTGGCGGGTCGGATCCTAGCTTTTTCACCATGAAAACGGAGGATTTCGCTTTGGACAAACTTGGCCACGAGCCTACCGAGCTCGATCATGCTTTCGAACACATCGGCAAAGACATGGACATGAACCAGAAATTATTTGGCGATAACACTCTGGATCTGCTCAGCGACTTTGAGCTCACCGGCTCCCCGTCCGATTTTTACGTAGGGGACGACGCCTTCTTGTCCACCCTGACGGACGAAGCCCTCCTTGTCGAGGACTCCTCCGAGAAGATAATCAAGCCCGTCGCCGCTCTAAGCGCTATCGGCAGCATCCCGCTTTCTCCCAATGGCGGCAACTGCACCGGCAGTCCCGATCAGTCCAGCGCCACCTTAATCTCGACAACCACTTTGTTCAAGAAAGAGAAAGACGGAAACTTCGGTCAGCTCTGCACCCGAGGTCCCATCAAACGAGAGAAGATGTCTTCTTACTGCCAAATCAGTAGCACCACGTCTCCAGACCTTCCCGCTTCTAACCCCATCTCCATCTGTGGGGTGAGCACGTCAGGTGGTCAGAGCTTCCACTTTGGAGTGGAAACGCAGCCGCGGAATGATCAAAAGATGGTCACCTGCCAGTATCTTCCCGTTGCCACTGTTGGGGCCCCTTGGAACAGAGGCCTGACCCCCGGGCCAGCGTCAGGCTTGCATCAGGCCTCTGAGGCTTTCTCAGCCATTCCTACCTACCATGCCGATTATGCCAG CTCGACATCCAGGCCGGATGGGAGCGCGACGCCATCGACGACCCAGACAAAGAGCGCCAGTCATAAGATCTGCTTGGTGTGCTCCGACGACGCCTCCGGGTGCCACTATGGTGTGCTCACCTGCGGGAGTTGCAAGGTTTTCTTCAAAAGAGCAGTGGAAG GCCAACATAATTACTTGTGCGCCGGAAGGAATGATTGCATCATCGATAAGATCAGGAGGAAGAACTGTCCCGCCTGCCGCTTCCGGAAATGCCTGATGGCTGGCATGAATCTAGAAG CGCGTAAAGCCAAGAAGAATCGCCAAAAAGGTATCCGGGACAGCAACCCGCCAGAGGTGCTCCCACCCAAGCCAGTGGAAACCCAAGCGCTCGTGCCCAAGTGTATGCCTCAGCTGACTCCCACCATGCTGTCCCTTCTGAAAGCCATCGAGCCCGATACAATCTACGCGGGCTACGACAGCTCCATGCCTGACACCCTCGCCCGCTTCCTGACCTCCCTCAACAGACTGGGTGGCCGGCAGCTCATCTCTGTCGTCAAATGGGCTAAAGCTTTGCCAG GTTTCAGGAACCTCCACCTTGACGATCAGATGACCCTGCTCCAATGCTCCTGGCTCTTTCTCATGTCTTTTAGTCTGGGCTGGAGGTCCTACCAGCAGTGTAACGGCAACATCCTCTTTTTTGCCCCAGACCTCATCATGAACGA GGAGCGAATGAAGCTGCCTTACATGGCCGACCAGTGCAAGCAGATGATGAGTATTAGCAGCGAGTTCGTCCGGCTGCAGGTGTCTCTCGACGAGTATCTGTGCATGAAGGTCCTGCTGCTTCTCAGCACGG TGCCAAAGGACGGTCTGAAAAGTCAGGCGGCCTTCGACGAGATCCGGATGTCGTACATCAAGGAGCTGGGGAAAGCTATCGTCAAGCGAGAAGAGAACTCCAGTCAGAACTGGCAACGTTTCTACCAGCTCACCAAGCTGCTGGACTCCATGCATGAG ATGGTCGGCGGGCTTCTCAGCTTCTGCTTCTACACCTTCGTGAACAACAAATCCTTGAGTGTGGAGTTCCCCGAAATGCTGGCTGAGATCATCAGCTACCAGCTTCCCAAAGTTAAGGCCGGTAGCGTCAAAGCTCTGCTGTTCCACCAGAAGTGA